GGTCGTGCAAGGCGCTTATTAGTCGAAGGTGCTCACAGTTACCGTCATGCAGCCAACATATCGACTGAGTTACAAAAACGACAAGAAGGCTTACCAAAGCAACTTATTGATATTGCATGGAAAGCACAATTAAGGCTCTGTAAACGTTATAAAAAGCTTATAAATAAAGGCAAGCATTACAACCTCGTTGTCACCGCCATTGCCCGTGAAATGATTGCTTATATCTGGGCAATCGCAAAACAGGTTGTGCTCTCACCGGTAAATCCCAAATTAAGATTATCCAGAGTACCAGCTTAAAATGAACGAATTAGAGTTAATGTATTGGGTCAAGCATCGGGTGTGGCACAACCACCGACGGCGTTAGGATGGCAATGCAGCTAACGCAGCATTGAACCACGAACATAGACTGAAAACAGGTGCCACGTCGAGTTAAGTAAGGTCTGCTCTGCTCATGAAAATGAGTAACCAACGAATACCAGCAAGAAAACCGACGAAATTACTTGCTTCATCCTATGCATTAACTCTCTCTAATTCGAGTTAAGAAATTATGGCTTAAAGTTAGGCAAGGATCAGTGTGTTTAACTTGACAGTGGGAGTCCTACCAACGCCCTGTTAAGGTGTGAACAACGCAATACCGAAGCCGCCGCATATCACCTTAAACACTAAACGCAACGCATAGTAAAAATGCCACGCGTTGCGAATCACTCTTAAACAGTTTGTTATGCCGTTTGAGTTTCGTTGATCGCCTTTTGCAATGCACCAGAAAATTCTTTGATTTCATCAATGGCATGGGTGAAGTCTTGAGCACTTAGACTAATTGTACTGCCATCGATAGTTTTGCCATTCCTGTGAACAATATCGTGTCTTAACTTTGTTATTTTAACTACATTGCTAATATCTATATCTAGTTTACGATTTAAGACTTGCTCGTACATTTCCACGACGTTTGGGATGTTGTGATACAAAACATCACCAACATACTTTAATACTAAAGACCTTACATCTAGATCAGTATCAGCTAAATCTGTTAGTTTTACGCTTTTTAATATTTTAAATTTGCGAAGAGTATTTTTTAAGCACTGTTCATCTTGCGATACAAGCGACTTTAAGGTGTCGCCCAAAAACGTCTCAAGTAAAGTGACGGCATATGCATAAGACATTTTAACCACTATGTTTGTATGAAGTACAAAAGCTATATTTTGACGATTGTTGAAGTTACTATCCGCCATAACTTTCAATGCATCGAGCTCATTGATAAACGATTGATGTATATCGGATGAACCGTTTTCTTTTAGCCATTTCAGCTCTGCCTGCCACTCAGCTTCTTCCCGCAAATGTTCTTGGTAGTTAGAGTATTCCTCTGCTAATTCTTGGTATTCTTCCGAATCTTCACCAAGCGAATCATCACTCAATCTTTCCCTTATCCAATCGTCAATATATTTCTCTTGCATCTCGAACAAGTAATCTTTTATCGTGCTCATCTCAAATACCTTTGTAGCCACGTCTCTTCTGCGGCTTAACGCCGCATTAAGGTGTGAGCAACGCAACCACGAAACCTAAGCTTACCACCGTAAACACCAAACCCAACGATGGAAAAACAATGATGGGTGATGAGATGGACGCTCCCAAATCGGCGTCAATGCGCCAAACTGATAGTTGCAAACACAGTTATTAGGAGAGTCCATCATGAATAACGTTAGCACGCTTTCAATTGATCTAGCAAAAAATGTATTCCAACTTTTATCGTTTGATAAGCAAGGTAATAAATGTTTTTCCAGAAGGTTAGATAGAGCAAAGCTCTTGCAAACATTGACCCAATTACCTGCTTGTAATGTTGTTATGGAATCATGCTCAACGTCTCATTATTGGGGGCGCTGCTGCTTACAAGCTGGGCACCAAGTTCAGCTTATCCCTGCGCAACATGTTACCCCTTTTGTCCGTGGCAATAAAAACGATAAAAATGATTGTATGGCGATTTATGAAGCGAGCCTTCGACCTAACATTCGCTTTGTTCCTGTAAAAACAGAGCATCAACAAGCAATCCTAGCACTACATCGTTATCGGGAACGGCTCATACATAATCGAACTGCCTGCATCAACCAAACATGTGGTTTGTTACTTGAATTTGGCATCGTCATCAAGAAGAGCTTAAAGTCTTTTCGTGCAACCATTGCTGATCTGCTCAACCGTAATTTACATGGAGCTTTAAATCTACTCCTCAGAGACGTTTATGAAGAAATGCAAAAGTTAGACGCCAATATTAAAAATGTAGAGGCACAATTTAAGCAGTTTAATGAACAGAGCCAAGCTGCTCAAATTATCCAATCCATCCCCGGAATTGGGATTATCAACGCATCGG
This genomic interval from Pseudoalteromonas galatheae contains the following:
- a CDS encoding IS110 family RNA-guided transposase, with translation MNNVSTLSIDLAKNVFQLLSFDKQGNKCFSRRLDRAKLLQTLTQLPACNVVMESCSTSHYWGRCCLQAGHQVQLIPAQHVTPFVRGNKNDKNDCMAIYEASLRPNIRFVPVKTEHQQAILALHRYRERLIHNRTACINQTCGLLLEFGIVIKKSLKSFRATIADLLNRNLHGALNLLLRDVYEEMQKLDANIKNVEAQFKQFNEQSQAAQIIQSIPGIGIINASALSATIDKGQAFSNKKELAVWLGITPRQYASGETKKMGGITKRGDRYLRKQLIHGARTVVNHAHKKQDDLNKWINALVERRGKNKAVVATAHRLARLMWILLQRNEPYKAQYTQSEAQS